In Acholeplasma equirhinis, the following proteins share a genomic window:
- a CDS encoding glycoside hydrolase family 3 protein codes for MLHKKEQIKINQMNPLSELASFSYYASTEGVVLLKNNGKLLPLLEKRIAVFGRIQFDYYKSGTGSGGLVNVNYVPSIIESLKRNPRVSVDDQIFETYQKWIEEHPFDQGSGQWASEPWAQVEMELDDKLILAASKRNDVAIIVFGRTAGEDRDHSQQKGSYYLTDNEEKLLKQVTSKFKHTVVILNVGSVIDLSFMDQYKIDSLVLAWHGGMYGALGLVDVLTGYVTPSGKLPMTISRKLEDYPSNKTFGKPTRIFYEEDIYVGYRYFETFKKDRVRFPFGFGLTYTDFLVTPVSFDVEDKTIKFTVNVKNIGEFDGKEVIQIYYEAPQGLLGKPKKVLTAFSKTKLLKPNEDTNISFEIDLFKLASYDDEGLIYKSSYVLEKGLYQFYIGNSVRNISKYGQIQIKDDLITAISTEINAPNIQFKRLKPDLNLNETFVDVPLRTVDYNQRIQSELKKPIEKVEKEINLKDVFLKKESLDSFISSLEINQLIELTRGEGMSSPKVTPGTAAAFGGVTEELKQRGVPILCAADGPSGIRMDSGFLASSTPIGTHLASTFNLDLVESLYYLVGLEMRGYNIDVLLGPGMNIMRHPLNGRNFEYFSEDPLLTGLMASSFIKGLHKAGVSGSLKHLFGNNQETDRFNVDAVISERAQREIYLKGFEIAIKDGGADVIMTSYNPVNGIWTASNYEVNKKLVRDEWGFKGFIMTDWWAKMNDFGGEGTKTNTKAMIISTNDIYMVISDAKSNSNQDNTKNSIEEGSLHLSQLQETAKHILGYVMKSPAFASLHNIEFKPYKYHHRSWLKVIKDKTYIPTISMLNLNKKTYKLNNLEFIHVFENEDTFESLSAYVDLIELNEKFNHATLVKTNQGEQSIYHFYTKDYLDQSKPLVDLNKLKDEPRIQLKGGAWESALLSFDSIVQKTEGILIDENLEVTNKNDLISYQVDVESKGKYILEFQLSAKDNNLAQIPFSIFVDNHHKSTLTIHGTNGEMIETRTFVLMDKGHHTLTFKFNKSGITFKQIKAVKHG; via the coding sequence ATGTTACATAAAAAAGAACAAATTAAGATTAATCAAATGAACCCCTTAAGCGAACTTGCTAGTTTTTCTTACTATGCATCCACTGAAGGGGTTGTTTTATTAAAAAATAACGGTAAATTATTACCTCTTTTAGAAAAGAGAATCGCAGTTTTTGGAAGAATTCAATTTGATTATTACAAATCTGGAACTGGTTCCGGTGGATTAGTCAATGTGAATTATGTACCTTCTATCATTGAATCACTTAAACGTAATCCGCGTGTTTCTGTAGATGATCAAATCTTTGAGACATACCAAAAATGGATAGAAGAACATCCATTTGATCAAGGATCTGGTCAATGGGCATCAGAACCATGGGCACAAGTTGAAATGGAACTTGATGACAAACTAATTTTAGCTGCAAGTAAAAGAAATGATGTAGCAATCATTGTTTTTGGACGAACTGCAGGTGAAGACAGAGATCATTCACAACAAAAGGGAAGTTATTATTTAACAGATAACGAAGAAAAACTTCTTAAACAAGTCACATCAAAATTTAAACATACTGTTGTTATTTTAAATGTTGGTAGTGTAATCGATTTATCATTTATGGATCAATATAAAATTGATAGTTTGGTACTTGCTTGGCATGGTGGAATGTATGGCGCATTAGGTTTAGTGGATGTTTTAACAGGCTATGTCACACCATCAGGTAAATTACCAATGACAATTTCTAGAAAGTTGGAAGACTATCCATCTAATAAGACATTTGGAAAACCTACTAGAATTTTTTATGAAGAAGATATTTATGTTGGGTATAGATATTTTGAAACATTTAAAAAGGATAGAGTGAGATTCCCATTTGGATTCGGTCTAACATATACAGATTTTCTTGTGACACCAGTATCGTTTGATGTTGAAGATAAAACTATTAAATTCACAGTAAATGTTAAGAATATTGGTGAATTTGATGGTAAAGAAGTCATTCAAATTTATTATGAGGCACCTCAAGGTTTACTTGGTAAACCAAAAAAAGTACTGACAGCTTTCTCAAAAACTAAACTTTTAAAACCTAATGAAGATACAAATATTTCATTTGAAATTGATTTGTTTAAATTAGCCTCATATGATGATGAAGGTTTAATTTATAAATCCAGTTATGTTTTAGAAAAAGGATTATATCAATTTTATATTGGTAATTCAGTTAGAAATATATCTAAATATGGACAAATTCAAATTAAGGATGATCTTATTACTGCAATTTCTACTGAAATCAATGCACCAAATATTCAATTTAAACGTCTAAAACCAGATTTGAACTTAAATGAAACATTTGTTGATGTTCCATTAAGAACAGTTGACTACAATCAACGTATTCAATCTGAACTTAAAAAACCAATTGAAAAAGTAGAAAAAGAAATCAACTTAAAAGATGTATTTTTGAAAAAAGAAAGTTTAGATTCATTTATCAGTTCACTTGAGATAAATCAACTTATAGAATTAACACGTGGTGAAGGTATGTCATCACCAAAAGTAACTCCCGGAACTGCAGCGGCATTTGGTGGTGTGACTGAAGAACTTAAACAAAGAGGTGTACCAATTCTTTGTGCAGCAGATGGACCATCAGGTATTAGAATGGATTCAGGTTTCTTAGCATCATCCACACCAATTGGTACACATCTTGCATCGACTTTTAATTTAGATTTAGTAGAATCACTTTATTATTTAGTTGGTCTTGAAATGCGCGGTTATAATATCGATGTTTTATTAGGACCTGGTATGAATATCATGCGTCACCCATTAAATGGCAGAAACTTTGAATACTTTAGTGAAGATCCATTACTCACAGGTTTAATGGCATCAAGTTTTATCAAAGGATTACATAAAGCGGGTGTTTCAGGTAGTTTAAAACATTTATTTGGAAATAATCAAGAAACCGATCGATTTAATGTTGATGCAGTCATTTCAGAACGTGCACAAAGAGAAATCTATTTAAAAGGATTTGAGATTGCAATCAAAGATGGTGGAGCAGATGTCATCATGACATCGTACAACCCTGTAAATGGCATTTGGACTGCATCAAATTATGAAGTTAATAAGAAACTCGTCCGTGATGAATGGGGCTTTAAAGGCTTTATTATGACTGACTGGTGGGCTAAAATGAATGATTTTGGTGGTGAAGGTACTAAAACCAACACAAAAGCTATGATCATTTCAACAAATGATATCTACATGGTTATTAGTGATGCCAAATCAAATTCTAATCAAGACAATACGAAAAATTCAATAGAAGAAGGATCACTACATCTTTCACAGCTACAAGAAACAGCTAAACATATATTAGGTTATGTGATGAAATCACCTGCATTTGCAAGTCTTCACAACATTGAATTTAAACCATATAAATATCATCATAGAAGCTGGTTAAAGGTCATAAAAGATAAAACTTACATACCGACAATTTCAATGCTTAATTTAAATAAAAAAACTTACAAACTTAACAATTTAGAATTTATACATGTGTTTGAAAATGAAGATACATTCGAAAGTTTAAGTGCTTATGTTGATTTAATTGAATTAAATGAAAAGTTCAATCATGCAACACTGGTTAAAACGAATCAAGGTGAACAATCTATTTATCATTTTTATACTAAAGATTACCTTGATCAATCTAAACCACTGGTTGACTTAAATAAATTAAAAGATGAACCAAGAATCCAACTCAAGGGTGGTGCATGGGAAAGTGCATTACTATCATTTGATTCAATTGTTCAAAAAACAGAAGGTATTTTGATTGATGAAAATCTTGAAGTAACAAATAAAAATGATTTAATCAGTTATCAGGTAGATGTTGAATCTAAAGGAAAATATATACTTGAGTTCCAACTTTCAGCTAAAGACAACAATCTTGCTCAAATACCTTTCTCTATTTTTGTTGACAATCATCATAAGTCAACTTTAACAATTCATGGAACAAACGGTGAAATGATAGAAACAAGAACATTTGTCTTAATGGATAAAGGACATCATACACTGACATTTAAGTTTAATAAATCGGGGATTACATTTAAACAAATAAAAGCGGTCAAACACGGATAG
- a CDS encoding GH36-type glycosyl hydrolase domain-containing protein: MEKIIKLDKNYGHYLPLFNLKGLKASITPYFGGDLKLDHHHFVLEPVSELSLFKHQLSRNVIFTVNGQRYFLNGDTEIQQNDEVYLTIGGLYQKVLRKNALFDLSTTSFIPVDDLVEVHKIEIKNNSLKVLEVDTITAIPLYGRSADNLRDHRHVTSLLNRTMHKSNGILMKPTLSFDERGHLENHYTYSVFADIKDIKVNRIISNLDDFINGGSLNFPRGLNLKDTKPANGYEVIGAIGFEKFILKPNESKVLTVVIGVSKEDDLEKVSEKYFDSKTFEDELKKVEAHFKSYTDKLNFEIENKETSELLEWVTLQPVLRRYFGNSYLPHHDYGRGGRGWRDLWQDLLSLIMFNDSSVNELLFNNFAGIRIDGSNATIIGDKPGEFVADRNKIVRVWSDHGAWPLLTTKMYIDETGNLEFLLKKQSYFDDQFTHYTHQIKENISEDHKLKLSNTTYHGTVLEHLLLQNMVAHLNTGKHGFVKLEDADWNDGLDMAHDLGETIAFTHFYANNLKVLADLITELDGPIEMFESLYLLINEKIDLHSFFNRVKHFNDRIILVDKNELIQKLEIHYFRRLRHIEQFAWIKQSHLQSYVNNFGDLVDNEETMNLTGQAMALLSETLDQEDAEAVADTTKKLLFRPEFGGYLLNTNYDKVMMELGRAYGFQYGHKENGAMFSHMAIMYIYGLYRYNLVSLGKEGFQTLINKALDKDAQVLAGIPEYFNDQAVGKYLYLTGSASWLLKLLRDEVFGIKLVLGKLMLEPKLTQTDFINGKASITTIIKGNKVKVTYHNEKHLDYGNYKIVKMISQGQVIENLSDLKDNLEVYLDEL, from the coding sequence ATGGAAAAAATCATCAAATTAGATAAAAATTATGGTCATTACTTACCACTTTTTAATTTAAAGGGATTAAAAGCTTCAATTACCCCTTATTTTGGTGGTGATTTAAAACTTGATCATCATCATTTTGTCTTAGAACCAGTTTCAGAATTATCTTTATTTAAACATCAACTCTCAAGAAATGTTATTTTTACTGTCAATGGACAAAGATACTTTTTAAATGGTGACACTGAAATTCAACAAAATGATGAAGTTTATCTAACGATTGGTGGTTTATATCAAAAAGTTTTGAGAAAAAACGCATTATTTGATCTTTCAACAACATCATTTATACCTGTTGATGATTTAGTTGAAGTCCATAAAATTGAAATAAAAAATAATTCATTAAAAGTGCTTGAAGTTGATACGATTACAGCAATTCCTTTGTATGGAAGAAGTGCAGATAATTTAAGAGATCATAGACATGTAACATCACTATTAAATCGTACAATGCATAAATCAAATGGTATTTTGATGAAACCAACATTATCATTTGATGAAAGAGGACATTTAGAAAATCATTATACCTACTCAGTATTTGCAGATATTAAAGACATTAAAGTCAATAGAATCATAAGTAATCTAGATGATTTTATCAATGGTGGTTCGTTGAATTTCCCAAGAGGATTGAATCTAAAAGATACGAAACCAGCAAATGGCTATGAAGTAATTGGGGCAATTGGCTTTGAAAAGTTTATTTTAAAACCAAATGAATCTAAAGTTTTAACTGTAGTCATAGGTGTTTCAAAAGAAGATGATCTAGAAAAAGTATCAGAGAAATATTTTGATTCAAAGACTTTTGAAGATGAACTTAAAAAAGTTGAAGCGCATTTTAAATCATATACTGATAAATTAAATTTTGAAATTGAAAATAAAGAAACTTCTGAATTGTTAGAATGGGTAACACTTCAACCGGTATTAAGAAGATATTTTGGAAATTCTTATTTACCGCATCATGATTATGGTCGTGGTGGTAGAGGTTGGCGAGATTTATGGCAAGATTTACTTTCCTTAATTATGTTCAATGATTCGTCAGTAAATGAATTATTATTCAATAATTTTGCAGGTATTAGAATCGATGGTTCGAATGCGACAATCATCGGTGATAAACCAGGTGAATTTGTAGCAGATAGAAATAAAATTGTGAGAGTTTGGTCAGACCATGGTGCATGGCCACTTTTAACAACTAAAATGTATATCGATGAAACTGGTAATTTGGAGTTTCTATTAAAGAAACAAAGTTATTTTGATGACCAATTTACACATTATACTCATCAAATAAAAGAAAATATTTCTGAAGACCATAAATTAAAGCTATCGAATACAACGTATCATGGTACAGTTTTAGAACACTTACTTCTACAAAATATGGTTGCACATTTGAATACTGGAAAACATGGATTTGTCAAACTAGAAGATGCTGACTGGAACGATGGACTTGATATGGCACATGATTTAGGTGAAACAATAGCATTTACGCATTTTTATGCAAATAATTTAAAAGTATTAGCAGATTTAATTACCGAACTTGATGGTCCAATTGAAATGTTTGAAAGCTTATATCTTTTAATTAATGAAAAAATTGATTTACATTCATTTTTCAACAGAGTTAAACATTTTAATGACAGAATCATTTTAGTCGATAAAAATGAACTCATTCAAAAACTTGAAATTCATTACTTTAGAAGATTAAGACATATTGAGCAATTTGCATGGATTAAGCAAAGTCATTTGCAAAGTTATGTCAACAATTTTGGTGATTTAGTCGATAATGAAGAGACAATGAATTTAACTGGTCAAGCAATGGCATTACTTTCAGAAACGCTTGATCAAGAAGATGCAGAAGCAGTTGCAGATACCACTAAAAAACTACTCTTTAGACCTGAGTTTGGTGGATATTTACTCAATACAAACTACGACAAAGTTATGATGGAATTAGGCAGAGCATATGGATTCCAATATGGTCATAAAGAAAACGGTGCAATGTTCTCTCATATGGCAATCATGTACATTTATGGACTCTATCGATACAACTTAGTTTCATTAGGAAAAGAAGGTTTCCAAACATTAATCAACAAAGCACTTGATAAAGACGCACAAGTACTTGCCGGTATTCCTGAATATTTTAATGATCAAGCAGTAGGGAAATATCTATACTTAACAGGTTCAGCAAGTTGGTTATTAAAACTGTTACGCGATGAAGTTTTTGGTATCAAATTAGTGCTCGGTAAATTAATGCTTGAGCCTAAACTTACTCAAACTGACTTCATCAATGGTAAAGCCTCAATTACAACAATTATTAAAGGTAACAAAGTTAAAGTTACATATCACAATGAAAAACATCTAGATTATGGCAATTACAAAATTGTGAAAATGATATCACAGGGACAAGTTATTGAAAACTTGAGTGATTTAAAAGACAATCTGGAGGTTTACTTAGATGAACTATGA